Proteins encoded together in one Marinithermus hydrothermalis DSM 14884 window:
- a CDS encoding HEPN domain-containing protein — translation MPLELRHEAWRRAEEDLQAARLLLGHSPRASLSRAYYAMHWALVAYYLEAGRSFPHRKALLRTFSEEAEGTDLAAWARRVRQAERLRERADYDLSRATSRKTAREVVIWAQELIRALRSRQASRVPNPGGRKSG, via the coding sequence ATGCCCCTCGAGCTGCGCCACGAAGCCTGGCGGCGGGCCGAGGAGGACCTCCAGGCGGCCCGGCTCCTCCTCGGGCACAGCCCGCGCGCTAGCCTGAGCCGGGCGTACTACGCGATGCACTGGGCGCTGGTGGCGTACTACCTCGAGGCCGGGCGCAGCTTCCCGCACCGCAAGGCCCTGCTCCGCACCTTCAGCGAGGAGGCCGAGGGCACGGACCTCGCGGCCTGGGCCCGCCGGGTGCGCCAGGCCGAGCGCTTGCGGGAACGCGCCGATTACGACCTGAGCCGAGCGACCTCCCGCAAGACCGCGCGGGAGGTCGTGATCTGGGCGCAGGAACTCATCCGGGCCTTGCGGTCCCGTCAGGCCTCGCGCGTGCCGAACCCCGGCGGCAGGAAGTCCGGGTAG
- a CDS encoding DUF427 domain-containing protein, whose translation MKRLRVEPAARRVTVRFNGTVVADSTHALVLHETGLPPVYYLPPRDVRMEYLTPTDHQTRCPYKGLARYWTVRVGDHTAENAAWSYPEPDQPDAQPIAGYLAFYPDRLEVTVA comes from the coding sequence ATGAAGCGCCTCCGCGTGGAACCCGCAGCGCGCCGGGTAACGGTTCGGTTTAACGGTACGGTCGTGGCGGACTCCACCCATGCGCTGGTCCTCCACGAGACCGGCCTGCCGCCGGTCTATTACCTCCCGCCGCGCGACGTGCGCATGGAGTACCTCACCCCCACGGACCACCAAACCCGCTGCCCCTACAAGGGCCTCGCCCGCTACTGGACGGTCCGCGTGGGGGACCACACCGCGGAGAACGCGGCTTGGAGCTACCCGGAGCCCGACCAGCCCGACGCGCAGCCCATCGCGGGGTATTTGGCCTTCTACCCGGACCGGCTCGAGGTCACGGTCGCCTGA
- the purF gene encoding amidophosphoribosyltransferase produces MDEFNLDKPREECGVLGVWSPEPVDVAGLLHLGLFALQHRGQEAAGIVVSDGKEVRLEKDLGLVSQVFTPERLAKLQLEGARLGIGHVRYSTTGSNLRFNAQPLTVRSSKGILAIAHNGNFVNALEIRQRLLSEGAVFQTTGDTEVMINLIARYSQLSLVEATARAMRELKGGFSITLMNRQTLLAFRDANGVRPLVIGRLENGGYVFASEPVVFPLIGAQFVRDVRPGELVWVSTETGELESRQVLEPAPTPCAFEWIYFARSDATLDGIDVHAARIRLGEELAREAPVEADVVVPVPDSGIGAAIGYSRASGIPFDYGLYKNPYAGRTFIQPTQEARALKVKLKLAATSAVRGKRVVLVDDSIVRGTTSGRIVRMLKEAGAREVHVRISSPPIRYPCYYGIDTAARKQLIAATHSVEEIRAYIGADSLAFLSEPGVKRAIGGPVCLACFNGLYPAGQPDGELEKLALEDT; encoded by the coding sequence GTGGACGAGTTCAACCTTGATAAACCCCGCGAAGAGTGCGGCGTGCTGGGCGTCTGGAGCCCGGAGCCCGTGGACGTGGCGGGCCTGCTGCACCTGGGGCTGTTCGCCCTGCAACATCGGGGGCAGGAGGCCGCTGGCATCGTGGTGAGCGACGGGAAGGAGGTGCGGCTCGAGAAGGACCTGGGGCTGGTCAGTCAGGTCTTCACCCCCGAGCGGCTCGCGAAACTCCAGCTCGAGGGGGCCCGGCTGGGGATCGGGCACGTGCGGTACTCCACCACCGGCTCGAACCTGCGCTTTAACGCCCAGCCGCTCACGGTGCGCTCGAGCAAGGGCATCCTGGCCATCGCGCACAACGGGAACTTCGTGAACGCCTTGGAGATCCGGCAACGCCTGCTGAGCGAGGGGGCGGTATTCCAGACCACGGGGGACACCGAGGTCATGATCAACCTGATCGCCCGCTACAGCCAGCTCAGCCTGGTGGAGGCCACCGCGCGCGCGATGCGGGAGCTTAAGGGCGGGTTCTCCATCACCTTGATGAACCGGCAGACCCTCCTGGCGTTCCGCGACGCGAACGGCGTGCGCCCTTTGGTGATCGGGCGGCTGGAGAACGGCGGGTACGTGTTCGCCTCCGAGCCGGTGGTCTTCCCCCTGATCGGGGCGCAGTTCGTGCGCGACGTGCGGCCGGGAGAGCTGGTGTGGGTCTCTACCGAGACCGGCGAGCTGGAAAGCCGGCAGGTCCTGGAGCCCGCCCCCACCCCTTGCGCCTTCGAGTGGATCTACTTCGCCCGTTCGGACGCGACGCTGGACGGGATCGACGTGCACGCGGCCCGCATCCGGCTGGGCGAGGAGCTGGCGCGCGAAGCCCCCGTCGAAGCGGACGTGGTCGTGCCCGTGCCGGATTCGGGGATCGGGGCCGCGATCGGGTACAGCCGCGCCTCCGGGATTCCCTTCGATTACGGGCTTTACAAGAACCCGTACGCGGGCCGGACCTTCATCCAGCCCACGCAAGAGGCCCGGGCCTTAAAGGTCAAGCTGAAGCTCGCCGCGACCTCCGCGGTGCGGGGCAAGCGCGTGGTGCTGGTGGACGACTCGATCGTGCGCGGCACCACCTCGGGCCGCATCGTGCGGATGCTGAAGGAGGCCGGCGCCCGGGAGGTGCACGTGCGGATCTCCTCCCCCCCGATCCGCTACCCGTGCTACTACGGGATCGACACCGCGGCCCGCAAGCAACTCATCGCCGCGACGCACTCCGTCGAGGAAATCCGGGCGTACATTGGGGCGGACTCCCTCGCGTTCCTCAGCGAGCCGGGCGTGAAACGCGCGATCGGCGGCCCGGTCTGCCTCGCCTGCTTCAACGGCCTCTACCCGGCGGGCCAGCCCGACGGGGAGCTCGAGAAGCTCGCCCTAGAGGACACCTGA
- the purL gene encoding phosphoribosylformylglycinamidine synthase subunit PurL: MEETLNPWLEEVGIPLEEYREIVRLLGRAPNRLELHLFKVMWSEHCAYKNSRPLLKRLPTEGPHVLQGPGENAGVVRIGDGWAVAFKIESHNHPSAVEPFQGAATGVGGILRDVFAMGARPIAVLDALRFGQLEGDAAAARRTRYLLSGVVSGIAHYGNCVGVPTVGGDVYFHPSYQENPLVNAMCVGLLREEDLKKSRASLGRPVYYAGAKTGRDGIGGAAFASEELEEDNEAKRPSVQVGDPFMEKLLLEATLEAIQRDLVEGVQDMGAAGLTSSLAEMARNSGLGIELDVRKVPRREAGMTPLEVMLSESQERMVLVPREGKEAELEALFARYELDAVPVGRTIAEPVFRIKDGEEVVAEVPVQALAEAPTYVRVGREDPEIRKRRETDVSRVPIPADLEATLVRMLQSPNLASRRPIYERYDHQVGTNTVLVPGKGDAAILRVKGTNKAIAVKVDANPRYSLLAPRLGAMHALAEACRNVSVVGATPLAYTDGLNCGNPETPEGYYELAETIEGLREASLALGVPVVSGNVSLYNEGPTYRIPPTPMVGVVGVLEDLERRAEMGFKTPGEVIVLLGENTEELGASEYLWRVHGLEAGRPPRLDLERERAVQAAIRELIQRGWVQTAHDVADGGLLVALAEMTFPYGFGATVELRDELRPDALLFGEAASRVLFTVDKLHLQDVTAWLEAEGLPHHVLGEVGGARLEVLLPSARLSWDVTELREAWEQPLREILG; the protein is encoded by the coding sequence ATGGAAGAAACGCTCAACCCCTGGCTGGAAGAGGTCGGCATTCCCCTAGAGGAGTACCGCGAGATCGTACGGCTGTTGGGGCGCGCCCCGAACCGGCTCGAGCTCCACCTCTTCAAGGTGATGTGGTCGGAGCACTGCGCCTACAAGAACTCCCGCCCCCTCCTCAAGCGCCTGCCCACCGAAGGGCCGCACGTGCTGCAAGGGCCGGGCGAGAACGCCGGCGTGGTGCGGATCGGGGACGGGTGGGCGGTCGCCTTCAAGATCGAGTCGCACAACCACCCCTCCGCGGTCGAGCCCTTCCAGGGCGCTGCGACCGGCGTGGGCGGCATCCTGCGCGATGTGTTCGCCATGGGCGCGCGGCCCATCGCCGTGCTGGACGCCCTCCGCTTCGGCCAGCTCGAGGGCGACGCGGCCGCCGCCCGCCGCACCCGCTACCTCCTCTCCGGGGTGGTCTCGGGCATCGCGCACTACGGGAACTGCGTCGGCGTGCCCACGGTGGGCGGCGACGTGTACTTCCACCCCAGCTACCAGGAGAACCCCCTGGTGAACGCGATGTGCGTGGGGCTGTTGCGCGAGGAGGACCTCAAGAAAAGCCGGGCCTCCCTCGGGCGGCCCGTGTACTACGCTGGAGCCAAGACCGGCCGCGACGGGATCGGCGGGGCGGCCTTCGCCTCCGAGGAGCTCGAGGAGGACAACGAGGCCAAGCGCCCCAGCGTCCAGGTCGGCGACCCCTTTATGGAGAAGCTCCTTTTAGAGGCAACCCTCGAGGCCATCCAGCGGGACCTGGTCGAGGGCGTGCAGGACATGGGCGCGGCGGGGCTGACCTCGAGCCTCGCGGAGATGGCGCGCAACTCGGGGCTCGGGATCGAGCTCGACGTCCGCAAGGTGCCGCGGCGCGAGGCGGGCATGACGCCTTTGGAAGTCATGCTCTCCGAGTCGCAGGAGCGCATGGTGCTCGTGCCGCGGGAGGGCAAGGAGGCGGAGCTCGAGGCCCTCTTTGCCCGGTACGAGCTGGACGCCGTTCCGGTGGGCCGCACGATCGCGGAGCCGGTCTTCCGCATCAAGGACGGGGAGGAGGTCGTGGCCGAGGTGCCGGTCCAGGCGCTCGCCGAGGCCCCCACCTACGTGCGGGTCGGCCGGGAGGACCCCGAGATCCGGAAGCGGCGCGAGACGGACGTCTCCCGCGTGCCCATCCCCGCGGACCTCGAGGCCACCCTGGTGCGGATGCTCCAGAGCCCCAACCTGGCCTCGCGCCGCCCCATCTACGAACGGTACGACCACCAGGTCGGCACGAACACCGTGCTCGTCCCGGGCAAGGGGGACGCGGCGATCCTGCGCGTCAAGGGCACGAACAAAGCCATCGCGGTCAAGGTGGACGCGAACCCCCGCTACAGCCTCCTCGCGCCCCGGCTTGGCGCGATGCACGCCCTCGCGGAGGCGTGCCGCAACGTGAGCGTGGTAGGGGCCACGCCCCTCGCGTACACGGACGGCCTCAACTGTGGGAACCCCGAGACCCCCGAAGGGTACTACGAACTCGCGGAGACGATCGAGGGGCTGCGCGAGGCCTCGCTCGCCCTCGGGGTGCCGGTGGTGAGCGGCAACGTCTCCCTCTACAACGAGGGCCCCACCTACCGCATCCCCCCCACCCCGATGGTGGGCGTGGTGGGGGTGCTGGAGGACCTCGAGCGTCGCGCGGAGATGGGCTTTAAAACCCCTGGCGAGGTCATCGTGCTGCTGGGCGAGAACACCGAGGAGCTCGGCGCGAGCGAGTACCTCTGGCGCGTGCACGGCCTGGAGGCCGGACGCCCACCCCGGCTGGACCTCGAGCGCGAACGCGCCGTTCAAGCCGCGATCCGCGAGCTGATCCAGCGGGGCTGGGTCCAGACCGCGCACGACGTCGCGGACGGTGGGCTGCTCGTCGCCCTGGCGGAGATGACCTTCCCCTACGGCTTCGGCGCGACCGTCGAGCTGCGGGACGAGCTGCGGCCCGACGCCCTCCTGTTTGGTGAGGCCGCGAGCCGCGTCCTCTTCACGGTGGACAAGCTGCACCTGCAGGACGTGACGGCCTGGCTCGAGGCCGAGGGCCTGCCCCACCACGTGCTCGGCGAGGTGGGCGGGGCGCGCCTCGAGGTCCTCCTTCCAAGCGCGCGGCTCTCTTGGGACGTAACCGAGCTGCGCGAGGCGTGGGAGCAGCCGCTCCGTGAGATCCTGGGGTGA
- a CDS encoding HAD family hydrolase, which yields MKAITFDFWGTLFVESPEFPARVMPKRYEILLDAASEAGVPADEGQVREAYRQAALAFEEAWQAGEVMTTYDRVTHIFKLLGVPHDQGLIAMTARRLEETALAGELQPLPGVLEAIPQLAKRYPLAIVSDTGLTPGRVLREHLKRHGLDRYFQAYSFSDETGSVKPSREAFDAALAALGVEAKDALHIGDIPRTDISGAFQAGYPWAVLYTGHARRNGGPEPTARVQNHLELVELLPKLTKVAR from the coding sequence ATGAAGGCCATCACCTTCGATTTTTGGGGGACGCTGTTCGTCGAAAGCCCGGAGTTTCCCGCGCGGGTCATGCCCAAGCGGTACGAGATCCTGCTGGACGCGGCCTCCGAGGCGGGCGTTCCCGCGGATGAGGGTCAGGTGCGTGAAGCCTACCGCCAGGCCGCGTTGGCCTTCGAGGAGGCCTGGCAGGCCGGCGAGGTCATGACCACCTACGACCGGGTCACGCACATCTTCAAGCTCCTCGGCGTTCCCCACGACCAGGGGCTCATCGCCATGACCGCGCGCCGGCTCGAGGAGACCGCCCTCGCGGGCGAACTCCAGCCCCTGCCCGGCGTGCTGGAGGCGATCCCCCAGCTCGCGAAGCGCTACCCGCTCGCCATCGTCTCCGACACGGGGCTTACCCCCGGCCGGGTGCTGCGCGAGCACCTGAAGCGGCACGGGCTGGACCGGTACTTCCAGGCCTACTCCTTCTCGGATGAGACCGGGAGCGTCAAACCCAGCCGCGAGGCCTTCGACGCGGCCCTCGCGGCGCTCGGGGTCGAAGCCAAGGACGCCCTGCACATCGGGGACATCCCCCGCACCGACATCTCCGGCGCCTTCCAGGCGGGCTACCCCTGGGCGGTGCTCTACACGGGGCACGCCCGGCGCAACGGCGGCCCCGAACCCACGGCCCGCGTTCAGAACCACCTCGAGCTCGTCGAGCTCTTGCCGAAACTCACCAAGGTCGCGCGCTAA
- the purQ gene encoding phosphoribosylformylglycinamidine synthase subunit PurQ, with protein MKVAVVQFPGSNCDRDKVWALERAGVKAELVWHTETDLSGFEAVVLPGGFSYGDYLRSGALAKFSPVMQEVRRLAERGHPVIGICNGFQVLTEAGLLPGALLANTCLHFVCKEVFLRVERTDTPFTHLYQAGEVLRIPIAHGDGRYYADPETLARLEDQGQVVFRYAGPNGELGEAHNPNGSLNHIAGIVNERGNVLGMMPHPERAVEAALGSEDGSRLFQALRMSLEVVG; from the coding sequence GTGAAGGTCGCGGTCGTGCAGTTCCCCGGTTCGAACTGCGATCGGGACAAGGTCTGGGCCTTGGAACGGGCGGGGGTGAAGGCCGAGCTCGTCTGGCACACCGAGACCGACCTCTCGGGCTTCGAGGCGGTCGTCCTGCCCGGGGGGTTTTCGTACGGGGATTACCTGCGCTCCGGCGCGCTCGCGAAGTTCTCCCCCGTGATGCAAGAGGTGCGCCGTCTCGCCGAGCGGGGGCACCCCGTGATCGGGATCTGCAACGGCTTCCAGGTCCTGACCGAGGCGGGGCTGCTGCCGGGCGCGCTCCTCGCGAACACCTGCCTGCACTTCGTGTGCAAGGAGGTCTTCCTGCGCGTCGAACGCACCGACACCCCCTTCACCCACCTCTACCAAGCGGGCGAGGTGCTCCGCATCCCGATCGCGCACGGGGACGGCCGGTACTACGCGGACCCCGAGACCCTCGCGCGGCTCGAGGACCAGGGCCAGGTGGTCTTCCGCTACGCGGGGCCCAACGGGGAGCTGGGGGAGGCCCACAACCCCAACGGCAGCCTGAACCACATCGCGGGCATCGTGAACGAGCGCGGCAACGTGCTGGGAATGATGCCGCACCCGGAACGTGCGGTCGAAGCGGCCCTAGGCTCGGAGGACGGCTCGAGGCTCTTTCAAGCGCTGCGCATGAGTTTGGAGGTTGTGGGATGA
- the purS gene encoding phosphoribosylformylglycinamidine synthase subunit PurS: MTYHATILVELKEGILDPQGRALEGVLNRLGFNARNIQVGKVIELELDASSEEEARQQVERMASTITNPVMEVFTYQLKAVEVA, translated from the coding sequence ATGACCTACCACGCGACGATCCTGGTGGAGCTTAAGGAAGGGATTCTCGACCCCCAAGGCCGGGCTTTGGAAGGCGTGCTCAACCGGCTCGGGTTCAACGCGCGGAACATCCAGGTGGGCAAGGTGATCGAGCTCGAGCTCGACGCTTCCTCAGAGGAGGAGGCCCGCCAGCAGGTGGAGCGGATGGCCTCGACGATCACCAACCCGGTGATGGAGGTCTTCACCTACCAGCTCAAAGCGGTGGAGGTAGCGTGA
- the purC gene encoding phosphoribosylaminoimidazolesuccinocarboxamide synthase, with protein MMETKLYEGKAKIIYPGPEADTVRVYFKDDATAFNGAKRGTIQGKGAVNNQVSAALFAYLEAHGVRTHFVRQLGEREMLVRRVEIVPLEVIVRYRAAGSFSKRYGIEEGTPLRTPLVEFCLKNDALNDPPISGEAAVALGLATPKEVETLRREALRVGALLKDLFARQGLELVDFKLEFGRTSDGALVLADEISPDTVRLWEVGTGERMDKDRFRRDLGGVEEAYQEVLKRVRAATQAEPQ; from the coding sequence AGGCGAAGATCATTTATCCCGGCCCTGAAGCGGACACCGTGCGCGTGTACTTCAAGGACGACGCGACCGCGTTCAACGGCGCCAAGAGGGGCACGATCCAAGGCAAAGGCGCGGTGAACAACCAGGTGTCCGCGGCGCTGTTCGCGTACCTCGAGGCCCACGGGGTGCGCACGCACTTCGTGCGCCAACTCGGGGAGCGCGAGATGCTGGTGCGGCGGGTGGAGATCGTGCCGCTCGAGGTCATCGTGCGCTACCGCGCCGCGGGCTCGTTCTCCAAGCGGTACGGGATCGAGGAAGGCACGCCCCTCCGGACGCCTTTGGTGGAGTTCTGCCTCAAGAACGACGCCCTGAACGACCCCCCCATCTCCGGGGAGGCCGCCGTCGCGCTGGGCCTCGCCACCCCAAAGGAGGTGGAGACCCTGCGGCGCGAGGCGCTTAGGGTCGGGGCGCTGCTCAAGGACCTGTTCGCGCGGCAAGGGCTCGAGCTCGTGGACTTCAAGCTCGAGTTCGGCCGCACCTCCGACGGCGCGCTCGTCCTCGCGGACGAGATCAGCCCGGACACCGTGCGGCTGTGGGAGGTCGGCACCGGCGAACGAATGGACAAGGACCGGTTTCGCCGCGACCTGGGCGGCGTGGAGGAAGCGTACCAGGAGGTCTTGAAGCGCGTCCGGGCGGCCACCCAGGCCGAGCCCCAGTAG